TAGTATTCGGAAAGTCATCGTTTTGACTCGGTTTTTTTCGGATTTGGCCCGAGCCATCATCCACCTGTACATTCCATTCTTACTTACCTGGTTTCAACTCCTTTGGCCTTCAAGAGACGATGAAAATTCGTTCCTTGTTTTGGAGGAACGCGAAGGTCATCAGCTCCCAGTAATAGCAAAGTGGGAGTTTTAATCTGTAGGTCGATAAAGGAGAGTTTAAAAGACATAGAAAAACACATGGGCGCGCGgtgatatggaatttctcttcgaatGCTAACTCGATATCTATTGTTACAGAGGCCGTTACTGCTGCTATATGGAAAATAATGGCAACGCTCTCCGCAAAATTATGGTAAGTTAGCTTCTAGCAGGAACAATCCCTCCGGCAATGAAATAGGCACCGTTGCTTCCCATTATTTCCCGACGCGATTTTAAAACCCGATAACTAAGCCCCCTATTGACAGCACCTCACCTCGCATCAGTAACCACCAGTACTAATATTAGCTAAGATTTTTAAGGGAAACCTTTTAAGTATTAAGTAAAATCGTACTGCTTCAATAGTCCATAACCCGTCCCGTCCCGTCTCGTACAAGTCGAGAAGTGGACCCGAGAAGTCAGATTATCCGACTCACCCCCAGTACTCGCGCGATGAAATCTGATGGGATTTAAGCGACGCGGCACGACAGCTCTGATCCAGTCGAACCACAACACGTTGATTTCAGTAGATGAAATATAAATGGCTCTACTTTATGAACAAAAGCGCTGATCACTTTACCTCTGAAAAATAAGCGTACGGCGAGACTTGCAACAATTTTGCTAGTACTTCCGGTGTTGGAGTACTCTGGTGTGTAAAATTAAACCCTCCCTCGAAATAACACCTAAATAaatcggaaaaaaaatattagaaACAGCGAAACGTTGCACGTTCCTCTCTCTTGACGATCTTTCTCCCCATTCTCTTCCTTCACTTTTGGCCGTTCTCCCCTCTCAAAGCACTGGGAAAATTGCCAGTTTCTTCTTGGCGGATGTGAGAGAAAAATGTTCTTACCAGTCTGGTATATCTGACATTTCAACCATCCCTGTGAATCaaccaagaaacaaaaacaactcaTCAGTGTGACAAAACACGAGCGACTTGAAAGTCAAATTACGTCATATCCGGCCAAAAGTGAAGCCTTCCCTTGTTTCCTAACAAGGTGGTCCATTTTCATACGTTGACTTCACCAGGATCCATATTACACTACGCTTGTTCACCGCGATTTCTAGAGGCTAGCATTTCCACCGATAACAAAATATCATTAAGCGTGATTGGCCCTCAAAGATACATAACGTAATCGCAACCCTCTTAgtaagagcagttttcaaatgagtgtcgaaagtaattacgtgattgcaattgctacgcttaatgattggcttaaaagactcgcgccagtttttcagccaatagAAGAAGCAAACCCAAAACTAACtgcgccatgtacgcgtgatttttcccgcgctttgagcgactTGAAGTttcagataattgctaggaattgtgattggttcatggcgctgtttgctcctgttgtgattggtcggataattgctttggttttggtttttcgacagtcatttgaaaaccgctttaAAGGCCATTGTAAATTACTTCCTGTCATCTAACCTGCTATATTCAAAGCTGGATTCCTCGTGGCGGCCGCTTTGTAgaaatcctgaaaaaaaaagaaatgttagATCCCCCGCGCATTGTTTTATCATCGCAAAGAACAAAGCTACACTTCCAGGAACTTAAGCAgtaccaggagccgatgagtaatAACACAGCTACACTATCTTCCTGTCGCgaagatttatttttagatcgaatttccttggaatgagactcccgtgggagtgccatgaccaatcacaagaaactaaatGACGTCACTtggtcactggaccggaactgccttactttcacaaaagaaaaggtatactaaaaatagatcatgcagtctgtaaaaatgctgtgaggttagtatgggagttgcatgctcctactcattggCTTCTAGCGGTACCACGGTGGTACATTTAAATGCTCATTATTTAACTTTTTAACTAGCGAGAGAACTTCCTAGAGTATCTGAGAGACAACACACTTTGCTGATGTGCAAATACGACCTAACCTTTCCCCTcctcaaaaaaaattgaaaaacgcACCGGGTACTGGCCGATGAGATGAGCAGTCAAGAATCCCCCGTGGGAACCTCCCATAACGAACACGTTTGTGTCATCCACCTCACCGCTTTCGAGAACCTTTTTCGCAGCATACTGTCAATTTACAAACACAAGACTGGTTAAGGTATTGACAAACGATTTCCCATAGAGGCTAATAAGCCGTTCCTTCCGGCTGAAACTGGCAAAATACTAgaagaaaacatttaaaagaaaacattgaacCTGTACATCCTGGACATCTTGAGTTCCAATTTTTCCAGGAAGAGAATGAAGAGGCTTTTGACCAAACGCCAAAGATCCTCTAAAGTTAACTAGAGGATTCACAAACAAGACCCTAAATCAACATTGACGTAAGTCACAAGGCAAAAAGGTTGAGTGGTTTCAGAAAGAAAGTGGACAAAACACTGATCTCCAGTCCTACGACTACCCCGATTGACTACACAGATGGTCTATTCTAAAATGGACTACCCTAAGAAAAACCCTTTTTGGAATGATTACTACAGAAAGAACTGCAATTGCAACTGGCATTGCACGTACCTTGTTCATTTTCGTCCGCATTCGATTGAGTCTACTTTTTAGAGCTCAGGAATTGttcattaacaataattattcaaaatggtgCCTGGAGGCCGTGcggacgaaaataaacaagatgTGCATTGTAAGCATATAAATAGCAGTTCTTTCGAAAATACCCATTCAAAATAGTATTAAGGGCAGTAAATTTCAGGGTGGTCCCTTTTGGTAGTCTATCGGGTAAGTTCATGGACCGAGGGGTTAGTGTTTTATCAACCACCTTCAAGAGAAGCACCGCCAAGTTCTTGTTTAGCCAATACATGAAGTTATGTTTGTGTTGTTCCCTGTTCAACTCCTTAGCCGTGCTTGCAAATAGCTTAAAAGATCTGCCTTTCATCGTTTGGCAGACTCGGGCTAACGCTTTTAAGTCTGTTACGCTAGCCAACTTACTCGATAGGCTCCGTTGATAATAACAATTTCATTCTTCAAGATTTGTTGAACGCAAAATATGAGTTTGTATTACACTAGACTTGCATCACAGTATTCAGTACACAACAGataaaaatgcagaaaaaaataaaggaagcCAAAACGTATGGGTAGCCGAGTGAGATAACagaatcattattttcaaatcGTCACCTCCTAGTACTGCGAAGCCAAGTTTACAGAGACAAGCGTTGTAGAGCGAGAAATTCGAATTGAAGTTCACGTGTGGTCCTCCGTGAGGCATGACAAtcaattttggctttttccCGCTTGTCGTAACAGGCTTCTGAAATACAGCTTCATATTCGTCTTGAATATCTGTAAGATTCAACCACAATGACATTGGTTGGTCAGAGGGCCTTTTTTCTTTGGGGGTGGGGTAGGAGGGCGAATGCAACGGATAGCCACCCCCACAGGTAAAACTTTATACCGACCTGAAGTTTCGCTGCGTGAAAATGACAGCACTTCCCATGTCATTTCCTTCTCAAGACTGAACTCGGCGGTTTGCGCTGTAAAATAAATTCCCAAAACAAAGACAGTTGAGATCAGATATTGGCCGATGTTAACTCATTGCCAACTCtcgaaacaaaaagttatcaCACTGGCTAAttacaagaaatttaaaaaaccaAACGACCTAATCAAAACTTAAGACATATTCACGTACCCCGCGCCCGGTGCGGGAAACCGCGTGCGTTCAAgtcatgtttcttttttcctctAATTGGCTAAAAACACGTCGCCTGATATTTTTAAGCCTTTGAGAAAACGGTATAATGAACGCTTCTTACCGACAACTGTCCAGGTAAGGCCATCTTCCGGGATGACATCTGGCAAAGCCGCCATCATCTGTAGAGAGAGCGTTTTGCTGTTAActtcaaagcttttttttggctttttcgACTTAACGGAACGAGCATGAGTACTAAAGAACTGTATTAACGACTATTCTCAGTAGTTACCGAACATGGTTGGAAATGTGTTTCACAGGAGAACTGAGGCCAGTTGCTTTTGAATCCCGACGGAACACGAAGTAAGTGTAAACTTTAGAACAAAAGAGCTCACCAGTTTAGGAGCGGTGGTGGGTGTAGAAAATTGTGCTAACAGTATATTGTTGCTCACATCGAGGAAAGTCCAGCAACCGGGTTCTGGAGgtcaaaatggaaacaaagaaacaaccTATGTAAGTCAGGCAACGGAAGCGTGGCCTTTcgaaaattgaagaaaaccaGGAGGACATTAGCAGCAGCTTTTTACCTTTATGATTTCCTTGAGTCAACGTTTTCCCTTGTACagtcatttttaaaaattccctcTATTCTTTCATTGGTTATTTGTCTGTTATCGCGTAAGAGGTCCCTTGAGACTCGTTCCAAaaataaatccaaaaaaaGGTTGCCTCAAAGCCCCAGTATGGGTGACAGAGGCTCCTAGTTATGGACCCCGGGCGAAGCCTGAAACAATGACGATTGTAATCGcgataatgatgacgaagAGGACGGTGATGAACTCTACTCACCAGTAGTAAGCACCTTTACTGACTTGTCGTTGCAGTTGATTAGAATAATTTtctggtaaaaaaataatcaaaaatgAATGGAACACGCCGCCTAGAGACGAAGACAGTTTTGTTAGCAGCAACTTCAATTATCACATAAGAACAAGAGCAGTTAAAAGTGTCGACGTTtgtgaaaaaagtttttttttgtcacctgGTAACTCCTCCAGCCAGTTGTCATGACGACACCCGAACCATCATCGGTCCAATGACGCTGTGAAAACAATCGTCCGGGATGGTAGATCCCAGGAAATCCGCCTCCTGAAAAAAACCACAAGAAAATGCTATGCAATGGAACTAGCATAGAATAGAGGTTGATACAGAGAGAATGCGCCTCCATCGCATGCTAGTCCCAGTCCACTGCTGAGGACACGATTAAGGCCTAACAGTGCCAGGCTGAGAAAAACAAGTCAACAGTTGAACGCAAGACTTATTATATAGCAATATTAGGTCTCGTCCCAAGAGGGGAGGCTAAAGGAAAAAGGTCCGTACTAAATGATGTTTGAAACAGTTTTACTCTTCAGCGGCCTAACTCTACCACCCTTAGTAGATAACCACCTGGTAGCCCCCTGCCAGTAGTGgttcttaaggacggtgcctactattgttattgcgcataccttctgcgcatctccagatactcggatttcctatcgccaatgcttacttatacagggatatttgcgcgatttaaaactatctggagaaagtagatcttagtaagtactcttggtatccaaaaagaaaattgggggtaaccatgcatttttgagagatagttaagcttcaatttgggaaagaacgccatacattgctttgtattttaaagctttttacagatattattcatgaattatctttgaaaaatgcgtggttacccccaattttcttttcggatttcaataggactttttaagatctacatttcctgcataatcacacaccggggaaacaatatctttaattagtaggcaccgtccttaattaacTACGTTTTCTTGTACATAAAAGACTGCCTTCAGCCACTTTCCCGCGCTTGGCGCCAACTGACTGCACCCATTCGTCTTGCTCTACGATTGGTTCATTCGATTGCACGCGCTCCACTGATTGGTCAACGTAATTGCTCTTGTTGTACGTCACCGTTTCAAGGATTTCTCTCACCTTGCAATTAAGTTTCAATACTCGTCTACATTTTGTCTAGCTGTGCGCTGTACAAAGGATAAAATCCCAACAAAAGACAAGTTTCTTACTTTCTGGGATATCCACCACGTCAACAATTGTTGAAGTTGTTTTGGCTTTCCAGTCGTACTAAAAGAGAAACACATGCAAGATAAGTCAGTGAATTGCAATTTCTTGGATTTCGACGCAGCGTTTCCTAGACAAAAACTTTCCGTTTACACTTTAGTTCGTGCTTGAGGGAAAGAAACGTAAAGCCGACTGTTCCAAGTCAGTTTGATGCATTTGTTTTGAACGGGACGCGAAccgccgagttggttataaGCATTTTATATACAGCAAGTCCgagtaaaataattgtttcattgaaaactcCAGGATCAACAATTCTCCCATGCTGATTTCATTCAGGTCCAAAACGGCTTTTGTCAGCCATTTTTTTCAGAgcttcaaaaatgttttcagctcGCTTCATTGCTGACGTGCTCCTTGCCCATATCGACTTTAGCAGGTATATGAACTGATAGCCTGTGTCcggcgagccaatgaaaatgctggaaatctgatatccgtggttcagtttttaacaaataaaagttATTCTAACCAGCATTACTCTCCCACATTTAAGATGCGCGCCTCCGACGTCGACGGAAATGAACATCTGAAATAGAGGACACAAAAAATGCAACCAACGACGATGAGTCGGCAAAACTCGGAAAATCCGAGTGCTCCGAACAAGAGCCGACACTTTGTCCGCACCATTATTGGCTCAAATGCTCTACCACTAAGCTACAGGAAACTCGTGCAAAC
This portion of the Acropora palmata chromosome 13, jaAcrPala1.3, whole genome shotgun sequence genome encodes:
- the LOC141864053 gene encoding acylamino-acid-releasing enzyme-like isoform X1; amino-acid sequence: MAVDGTVEEFVDKAVECYRDFSKAGSLMLGKVALIKQGSNSGTAELNVTSLWSQRDLDRNENRTFLRSHIGNYDTNSKSFSDIREPSFPVEVQNLLLCSVSPTGRLQAQLRNVPGSKGKEDKRFLEIWSRSHLLKSIDVQACEKHGKVYEDAQFGCLVWSASERFLLYVAEKKLPKSVSYFERQKPDVSSDKLGPQKGTQFDFKEDWGEQLISKCCPVLVVYDMTTDEIKVLEGVPENISAGQACWGPDDDRVVFVGWCHEPYRLGLIYCPIRANAVYSLSLDGKTLEQLSDSKHAVYSPRFNNTMDKLMFISVDVGGAHLKCGRVMLYDWKAKTTSTIVDVVDIPERGGFPGIYHPGRLFSQRHWTDDGSGVVMTTGWRSYQKIILINCNDKSVKVLTTEPGCWTFLDVSNNILLAQFSTPTTAPKLMMAALPDVIPEDGLTWTVVAQTAEFSLEKEMTWEVLSFSRSETSDIQDEYEAVFQKPVTTSGKKPKLIVMPHGGPHVNFNSNFSLYNACLCKLGFAVLGVNFRGSLAFGQKPLHSLPGKIGTQDVQDVQYAAKKVLESGEVDDTNVFVMGGSHGGFLTAHLIGQYPDFYKAAATRNPALNIAGMVEMSDIPDWCYFEGGFNFTHQSTPTPEVLAKLLQVSPYAYFSEIKTPTLLLLGADDLRVPPKQGTNFHRLLKAKGVETRLLWYPGNNHPLSKVDAESDVFVNLARWFFEHAQK
- the LOC141864053 gene encoding acylamino-acid-releasing enzyme-like isoform X2, with the translated sequence MAVDGTVEEFVDKAVECYRDFSKAGSLMLGKVALIKQGSNSGTAELNVTSLWSQRDLDRNENRTFLRSHIGNYDTNSKSFSDIREPSFPVEVQNLLLCSVSPTGRLQAQLRNVPGSKGKEDKRFLEIWSRSHLLKSIDVQACEKHGKVYEDAQFGCLVWSASERFLLYVAEKKLPKSVSYFERQKPDVSSDKLGPQKGTQFDFKEDWGEQLISKCCPVLVVYDMTTDEIKVLEGVPENISAGQACWGPDDDRVVFVGWCHEPYRLGLIYCPIRANAVYSLSLDGKTLEQLSDSKHAVYSPRFNNTMDKLMFISVDVGGAHLKCGRVMLYDWKAKTTSTIVDVVDIPERGGFPGIYHPGRLFSQRHWTDDGSGVVMTTGWRSYQKIILINCNDKSVKVLTTEPGCWTFLDVSNNILLAQFSTPTTAPKLMMAALPDVIPEDGLTWTVVAQTAEFSLEKEMTWEVLSFSRSETSDIQDEYEAVFQKPVTTSGKKPKLIVMPHGGPHVNFNSNFSLYNACLCKLGFAVLGVNFRGSLAFGQKPLHSLPGKIGTQDVQDVQDFYKAAATRNPALNIAGMVEMSDIPDWCYFEGGFNFTHQSTPTPEVLAKLLQVSPYAYFSEIKTPTLLLLGADDLRVPPKQGTNFHRLLKAKGVETRLLWYPGNNHPLSKVDAESDVFVNLARWFFEHAQK